The region GGAGTCTATCTGCCGCCCGAACGCCGACGGACTCCCGTGTTCCCGCGCGTAGTAGCCGTCGAGTTTGTCGAACGCGAACCCGACGAGGACGGCGACGATGCCCCAGTTCGGTTCGTTCTGGACGAACAACACCGCGCCGACCCACGCCCAGAACAACGCGGCGAGACTCAACCAGTCTGCGACCCCCAACCGGCTCACCATGTTGTCGCCCGCCGACGAGCGGAGCACCCGACGCGCCCGCGCGTCTACCTGTTCGCTCCAGCCCCGAAGTACGGACCTCCCTTCGTTGGACATGTGACGCTCTACCTCGATGTCGGTCCCGAGAGCGCATAAATTTTCCCGCCGCGCTACATAATTAAATAGAAGATATATAGAAACGGAGCGCTACCGAGACCTACGTGCGCTCAATATCTTCGAGGCGTCGCCGTCGAAGGGGGCCGACGCGGTAGTAGGCGTGTTCGAACCGACGTTCGAAGCCGTTGGCCTCGAACACCCACTGGGAGGGCTTGTTGTCGAGGGCGACGAGGGCGTGCACCGCCTCGGCCCCGGCGTCGGCGGCGGCGTCGCGCGCCCGAGAGACGAGGGCGGTGGCGATTCCCCGTCCCCGATAGGAGGGGCGGACGAACACGCGCCTGACGTACCCGCCGTCGAACGTCAGCGTCTCTTCGAGAGGGTGGATGCGGTGCGTGACGTCCACGCTGACGAACAGGTAGCCGACTATCTCGTCGCCGTCGAGTGCACAGAGGACCGTCTCGTCGTCGCGGAGTTCCGCGAACGCCTCGTACTCGTCGCCGACGTCCGCCGGGCCGCGGGCCGCGAACTCGATTCCCTCGACGGCGTCGTCGGCCCCGGCGTCGTCCCGCGGGTCGGCGACGTACTGGTACATCCGCGTCCCCGTGACTCCGACCCGCTTCAGCGCATCGTACACCCGTCGTGCGCGTTCGTTCCGCGTCAACCGCCAGAGCGCGGGCATGTGCGGGTGGTCGCCGAGGGGGCGGATAAACGCTCGGGAGGCGGCGGTCCGCCGATGACGAAACCCCGAAGGGGGCGCGCGGCGTACCCCGCGGCGATGACCGACGAAGAACGGGTCGAAGGCACGTTTCTCGTGACCGCCGCGGACGACGACTCGGCCGTGTTGAAAGACGTCGAGACGGGACAGGTCCACACCCTCTCGTCGAATCCCGGCGTCGAACGCCACGACGCCGTCGAGGGCGTCGTCTCCCCGGACCCGCCGATGAACGTCTCCTACCAACTCGTGGAGATGCGGGAGCGCAGACCGCTTTCGCTGGAGGTGTCGGACGAGTCGCCGACGGCCCACGCCCGTGACATCGCCGCCGACCAACCGGTGGGCGAACTGACGCGGGAGGAACGGGCGGGGACGGGCGAACTGCACGTCATCACCGTCCCCGAGGAGACGACGGACGAGGCGGTTTCGGACGTGGCCGACGACGAGGAGGGGACGCTCTCTCGGGCGGCGCGCCTCGGCGTGAACCGCGTGGAGATTCGTTCGGAACCGGGCGTCGTCGTCGTGCGGTACATGCCCTGAACGCGGGCGACGGACGCGGCCGGCGAGGAAATGTTATACGGTTGTCGGGAAACCGACCGGCATGGAGAGACAGCGAATCGTCGTGCTCGCCTACGTCGTCTTCGGACTGCGCACCACGGTCCGCGGAACGGTACAACTCCTCGCGGACGGCGTCTCTCTGTGGCCGGTTCTTACCGCGGCCTGCGGGCTTCTGCTACTGGTGGCTCTCGCACGGAGCGTCGTGCGGGGCGAAATCGACGGTGAGTTCGAGAGGACCGCCGAGAACGACGTGCTGTTCTGGTCTCTCGTCGTCGCGACCGGCCTCGGGGTGGCGCTTATCGTCTACGATTTACTCACCTACGACTTCGTGCTCTCCTGACGCCGCGCGTCGCCCTCCGCAACCGCGTCACTCGCCGGTCGAGTCCTCAACTCCCACCGTCGCGCGCTTTGCCGGTCGTCGCGCCCGGCCCGCCGTTGCTCTG is a window of Halopelagius longus DNA encoding:
- a CDS encoding GNAT family N-acetyltransferase, whose translation is MPALWRLTRNERARRVYDALKRVGVTGTRMYQYVADPRDDAGADDAVEGIEFAARGPADVGDEYEAFAELRDDETVLCALDGDEIVGYLFVSVDVTHRIHPLEETLTFDGGYVRRVFVRPSYRGRGIATALVSRARDAAADAGAEAVHALVALDNKPSQWVFEANGFERRFEHAYYRVGPLRRRRLEDIERT
- a CDS encoding DUF5812 family protein, encoding MTDEERVEGTFLVTAADDDSAVLKDVETGQVHTLSSNPGVERHDAVEGVVSPDPPMNVSYQLVEMRERRPLSLEVSDESPTAHARDIAADQPVGELTREERAGTGELHVITVPEETTDEAVSDVADDEEGTLSRAARLGVNRVEIRSEPGVVVVRYMP